One window from the genome of Tachypleus tridentatus isolate NWPU-2018 chromosome 11, ASM421037v1, whole genome shotgun sequence encodes:
- the LOC143232154 gene encoding uncharacterized protein LOC143232154 isoform X2 translates to MYESFIGLCLGNPVKPIRNKRAAYDLPSGVELLIGKVNPTFTCPGNGYYADVHNLCKLFHVCNIVELADGKKDTQQFTFSCGNQTVFNQLTFTCSNLEEAVSCKDSPNFYYLNQIIGQPEQPFLIDDDIQRAQYYLPIHQ, encoded by the exons ATGTATGAAT CTTTCATTGGCCTATGCCTTGGAAATCCTGTGAAACCTATCCGA aacaaacgAGCAGCTTATGATTTGCCTAGTGGAGTGGAGTTATTAATTGGTAAAGTGAATCCAACATTCACGTGTCCAGGTAATGGTTACTATGCTGACGTTCACAACTTATGCAAGCTTTTTCACGTGTGTAACATCGTTGAATTAGCAGATGGGAAGAAGGATACTCAACAATTTACTTTTTCGTGCGGAAACCAGACAGTTTTCAACCAACTAACATTCACATGCTCAAACCTTGAAGAAGCTGTGTCCTGTAAAGATTCTCCAAACTTCTACTATCTGAACCAGATAATCGGTCAACCAGAACAGCCGTTTTTGATTGACGACGATATTCAAAGAGCACAATATTACCTTCCCATTCACCAGTAA
- the LOC143232154 gene encoding uncharacterized protein LOC143232154 isoform X1: MKLFLILAFIGLCLGNPVKPIRNKRAAYDLPSGVELLIGKVNPTFTCPGNGYYADVHNLCKLFHVCNIVELADGKKDTQQFTFSCGNQTVFNQLTFTCSNLEEAVSCKDSPNFYYLNQIIGQPEQPFLIDDDIQRAQYYLPIHQ, encoded by the exons atgaagttatttttaattttag CTTTCATTGGCCTATGCCTTGGAAATCCTGTGAAACCTATCCGA aacaaacgAGCAGCTTATGATTTGCCTAGTGGAGTGGAGTTATTAATTGGTAAAGTGAATCCAACATTCACGTGTCCAGGTAATGGTTACTATGCTGACGTTCACAACTTATGCAAGCTTTTTCACGTGTGTAACATCGTTGAATTAGCAGATGGGAAGAAGGATACTCAACAATTTACTTTTTCGTGCGGAAACCAGACAGTTTTCAACCAACTAACATTCACATGCTCAAACCTTGAAGAAGCTGTGTCCTGTAAAGATTCTCCAAACTTCTACTATCTGAACCAGATAATCGGTCAACCAGAACAGCCGTTTTTGATTGACGACGATATTCAAAGAGCACAATATTACCTTCCCATTCACCAGTAA
- the LOC143232154 gene encoding uncharacterized protein LOC143232154 isoform X3 has translation MNFLQDEVIFNFSFHWPMPWKSCETYPSNGYYADVHNLCKLFHVCNIVELADGKKDTQQFTFSCGNQTVFNQLTFTCSNLEEAVSCKDSPNFYYLNQIIGQPEQPFLIDDDIQRAQYYLPIHQ, from the exons ATGAAT TTTCTGCAAgatgaagttatttttaattttag CTTTCATTGGCCTATGCCTTGGAAATCCTGTGAAACCTATCCGA GTAATGGTTACTATGCTGACGTTCACAACTTATGCAAGCTTTTTCACGTGTGTAACATCGTTGAATTAGCAGATGGGAAGAAGGATACTCAACAATTTACTTTTTCGTGCGGAAACCAGACAGTTTTCAACCAACTAACATTCACATGCTCAAACCTTGAAGAAGCTGTGTCCTGTAAAGATTCTCCAAACTTCTACTATCTGAACCAGATAATCGGTCAACCAGAACAGCCGTTTTTGATTGACGACGATATTCAAAGAGCACAATATTACCTTCCCATTCACCAGTAA